The following proteins are co-located in the Vibrio azureus genome:
- the ald gene encoding alanine dehydrogenase gives MIIGVPKEIKNHEYRVGMIPASVRELISHGHQVLVETNAGAGIGFSDDDYIAVGASILPNAADVFTQADMIVKVKEPQAIERAMLREGQILFTYLHLAPDFPQTDELIKSKAVCIAYETVTDSIGRLPLLAPMSEVAGRMSIQAGAQTLEKSHGGRGLLLGGVPGVEPAKVVVIGGGVVGANAARMAIGLRADVTILDRNVDTLRRLDEEFQGRAKVVYSTEDAIEKHVVEADLVIGAVLIPGAAAPKLVTKEHIAKMKPGAAVVDVAIDQGGCFETSHATTHAEPTYMVDDVVHYCVANMPGAVARTSTFALNNATLPYIVKLANKGYRTALLEDKGFLEGLNVIHGKVTCKEVAESFDLEYVEPAKAIEMFH, from the coding sequence ATGATCATTGGTGTACCTAAGGAAATTAAAAACCATGAATACCGAGTGGGCATGATCCCCGCAAGTGTCAGAGAACTTATCTCACATGGCCACCAAGTGCTAGTTGAGACTAACGCAGGGGCTGGTATCGGTTTTTCAGACGATGATTACATCGCTGTTGGCGCATCCATTCTTCCTAACGCTGCAGACGTCTTCACGCAAGCAGATATGATTGTAAAAGTAAAAGAACCCCAAGCAATCGAAAGAGCAATGCTCCGCGAAGGGCAAATTTTATTTACTTATTTACACCTAGCACCAGATTTTCCACAAACTGATGAGCTAATCAAGAGCAAAGCTGTCTGTATCGCATACGAGACTGTAACAGATTCTATAGGTCGTTTACCACTATTAGCACCAATGTCAGAAGTTGCAGGCCGTATGTCAATTCAAGCTGGCGCACAAACGTTGGAAAAATCACACGGTGGCCGCGGCCTTCTACTGGGTGGCGTACCCGGTGTTGAGCCAGCGAAAGTTGTGGTCATCGGTGGCGGTGTGGTCGGCGCAAACGCAGCTCGCATGGCTATTGGTCTTCGTGCTGATGTAACGATTCTCGATCGCAATGTTGATACATTACGTAGACTCGACGAGGAATTTCAAGGCCGTGCTAAAGTGGTTTACTCAACAGAAGACGCAATTGAAAAGCACGTCGTTGAAGCAGACCTTGTCATTGGTGCGGTACTGATCCCAGGTGCGGCAGCGCCTAAACTGGTCACAAAAGAACACATTGCAAAAATGAAGCCTGGTGCAGCAGTTGTTGACGTTGCTATTGACCAAGGCGGTTGTTTCGAAACCTCTCATGCAACAACACATGCAGAGCCTACTTACATGGTTGACGACGTTGTCCACTACTGTGTTGCAAATATGCCAGGTGCGGTTGCACGCACTTCTACATTCGCGCTGAACAATGCAACTCTGCCATACATCGTTAAACTGGCTAACAAAGGCTACCGTACTGCGCTCCTTGAAGATAAAGGCTTCTTAGAGGGTCTAAACGTCATTCACGGTAAAGTGACTTGCAAAGAAGTCGCTGAAAGCTTTGATTTAGAGTATGTTGAACCTGCTAAAGCCATTGAAATGTTTCACTAA
- the lrp gene encoding leucine-responsive transcriptional regulator Lrp yields the protein MVDNYKKPSKELDRIDRNILNELQKDGRISNVELSKRVGLSPTPCLERVRRLERQGYITGYTALLNPQFLDASLLVFVEITLNRGAPDVFEQFNTAVQKLDDIQECHLVSGDFDYLLKTRVADMSAYRRLLGDTLLRLPGVNDTRTYVVMEEVKQSSQLVIKTR from the coding sequence ATGGTAGATAACTACAAAAAGCCGTCCAAGGAACTAGACCGTATCGATCGCAACATTCTCAATGAACTGCAGAAAGACGGTCGAATCTCAAACGTTGAACTCTCGAAACGTGTCGGGCTTTCTCCAACACCCTGTTTAGAACGTGTGAGACGATTAGAACGTCAAGGTTATATCACAGGATATACCGCGTTACTCAATCCTCAATTTCTCGATGCGTCACTTCTGGTGTTTGTCGAGATTACTCTGAACCGTGGTGCTCCGGATGTATTTGAGCAGTTCAATACTGCCGTGCAGAAGTTAGACGATATTCAAGAGTGCCATCTTGTCTCTGGCGACTTTGACTATCTGTTAAAAACACGAGTGGCTGATATGAGCGCTTACCGTCGTTTATTGGGCGACACCTTGCTTCGTTTACCCGGTGTGAATGACACACGTACTTATGTCGTGATGGAAGAAGTGAAGCAATCCAGTCAACTTGTGATTAAAACTCGCTAG
- a CDS encoding methyltransferase gives MKKRFESINQCLINYQALWRFDPFSLSIDPSLPWQNDHPELCQWLAGLTASQIEQLKTDPLSVQDIVLEWLPDLKPMISLSALQPLPLQGLTLQRGLESGIPGRKMEQIRAMGEAAILHHEGEEWLEWCSGKGYLGRILTTQTEQAVTSFEYQHTLCDAGQSAADAHHWRMHFVQGDAFDSQAQNVFKPNQHAVALHACGDLHVKLLQYGCQSRVTAMTLSPCCYHLIQSDIYQPLSAQAQNSSLRLSKQELRIPLQQTVTGGERVHRHRQQEMVFRLGFDLITRQVLNFTEYQPVPSVRKSQLSEGFESLCRWAAEYKGFTLAHGVDSDHFEKLAVERFWQMERLSLIQLVFQRPLEIWLALDKALFLQAHGYRVSLAEFCPKSVTPRNILICANLGEPS, from the coding sequence ATGAAAAAACGATTTGAATCTATCAACCAATGCTTGATCAATTATCAGGCTCTTTGGCGATTCGATCCTTTTAGTTTAAGCATTGATCCCTCGCTGCCTTGGCAGAATGATCATCCAGAGCTTTGCCAGTGGTTAGCAGGTTTAACGGCTTCACAAATTGAGCAGTTAAAAACCGATCCTTTAAGTGTACAGGATATCGTGCTCGAATGGCTGCCTGACTTAAAACCCATGATATCGCTGAGTGCTCTTCAACCACTGCCTTTACAGGGATTAACGTTACAAAGAGGGCTTGAAAGCGGCATACCTGGCCGTAAAATGGAACAAATTCGAGCGATGGGGGAAGCCGCAATACTTCATCATGAAGGTGAGGAGTGGTTAGAGTGGTGTTCTGGAAAAGGCTATTTGGGGCGTATATTAACCACTCAAACTGAGCAAGCCGTCACGAGTTTTGAATATCAACATACACTGTGTGATGCCGGACAATCCGCAGCAGATGCGCATCATTGGCGGATGCATTTTGTCCAAGGAGATGCATTTGATTCCCAAGCCCAAAATGTATTTAAACCTAATCAGCACGCGGTTGCTTTGCATGCTTGTGGTGACCTTCATGTCAAGCTGCTGCAGTACGGTTGTCAAAGTCGGGTAACTGCCATGACGTTGTCACCTTGTTGTTACCATTTGATACAATCGGATATTTATCAACCGCTTTCTGCGCAAGCACAAAACTCTTCGTTGAGACTGTCTAAGCAAGAACTGAGAATTCCTTTGCAACAAACTGTAACTGGGGGAGAGCGCGTACACCGCCACCGGCAACAAGAGATGGTATTTCGCTTAGGTTTTGATCTGATCACTCGTCAGGTACTTAATTTTACAGAGTATCAACCAGTACCGAGCGTACGTAAGTCACAACTGAGTGAAGGGTTTGAATCATTGTGTCGCTGGGCTGCTGAGTATAAAGGGTTCACTTTGGCGCACGGTGTTGACTCTGACCATTTTGAGAAGTTAGCGGTTGAGCGCTTTTGGCAAATGGAACGGTTAAGCTTAATCCAGTTAGTGTTTCAAAGGCCACTAGAGATATGGCTTGCTTTGGATAAAGCATTATTTTTGCAAGCGCATGGCTATCGTGTTTCTTTGGCTGAATTTTGCCCAAAATCGGTCACGCCACGGAACATTTTAATCTGCGCTAACTTGGGTGAGCCTAGTTAG